The stretch of DNA TGATTATAAAAAGGTGCTAATCATTTTTGGTTTTATTATTGCATTTATTATTTATAGAATCAAAGTCGGGAAGAGTAAAGCAGGTGGGAGTTCTCCAAGAGGCTCTCCGAGAACTATCAGTAATTTCCGAAAAAAATAATAATTATATTTAGGAGTAAGTTTTGAAATCAACAGCGTGGATTATTTTACCTATCGTAATACTTATCGCATCCGGTATTGTATTGTATCCGAATTTTGCAGAAAGAGAGCTTGAACTTTTTATTAATCCAGAGTTCCATTCTCTTTCCAAAGAAACAAAAGAAAAGTATCTGCAAAATTTTGGAGAAAAGTGGAAGAAGGACTACAATAACAATGGAAGTCTTTCTATCTCCGTAGAGCCAACCTTGCAAAATTTACCATCTAACAATTTGATCATTGTTCGAGGGCGATTTATAACATCGGCAAAGATCAACCAAATTTCTCAGGAGAATTCAAAATTATTTTTAGAATCTAAAAATCGTCTTCGACCCACAGAAATCGAAAATTTTCTGAGGGGTGGAAAGCTCATGACTATAAAACTCGGTTTAGATTTACAGGGTGGGATGCGTGTCGTGATGAAAGGAGATTTTGAAAGTTATGCGGAAAAGCTAAGGGATATTTATTCCAAGGAAATTTCAGAGTTAGAAACTACAATTAATACTCCTTCCAAAACAGAAGATGAAAAGAAAAAAGCAAAAAATCGTCTTAATGAAATTAATGAATATTTTACGCTGAATGATTCCAGAAAACTAATAGAGCTTGAAAAAGCAAAACTGATTATAGACAATAGGCTGACTACTCAGAATTTAACTGAACCTCAGGTGAGAATTCAAAAAGATCAAGATTCGATTGAAGTATCTTTGCCGGGAGTTGCAAACTCTTCTCAAATTTTAGAAATTTTACAGAATACAGAAACTGTTGAATATAGACTCGAAGAGCCAAGGACTGAAAATAGTTTTGAAGCAGCGATCGAAAGGAATGAGCAAGAATTGGTCAATAAAGGGAAACGAGAAGATACAGAGATTATTCAACTGCAAAATCTTGTAAATTCCAGACAAGGAAAAAATTCGATAGATGACTTTCTTGAAAAAATGGAAGCTCGTTACAAGATTCCAAAAGACAAATACAAGCTATATACATACTGGGCAAGAGGAAGTAAACCCAATTCCCCTCTAATTCCCAGAAGGTTTGTAGTTTTAGAAAGAGCAATTGCCTTAAGTGGAAATGATTTAACAAATGCAAGACCTTCTTTTAATTCTAATAATTATGGCTGGACTGTATCCTTTTCTCTTACGGCTATGGGGGCTGAAAAGTTTTTTGATATAACCTCAAAAAATAAGGGCAGAAATTTAGCCATCGTGTGGGGTGATAAAGTAATTTCCAATCCTACTATAAACGAGCCGATTGCAGGAGGGCACGCTGAAATTTCTGGTAGTTTTAACCAAGAAGATGCAATACAATTATCCAATGTAATCAGTGAAGGCGCACTACCTATTCCATTATCTGTTTTAGAGATGAGGTTTATAGGCCCAACACTCGGTATTGAATCTATCGAAGTGGGGCTAAAATCTGTAGTTATCGGATTTTTACTCGTTATGATTTATATGCTTTTTTACTACAAGCTCGTAGGTATTGTAGCAGATATTGCTTTACTTGCCAATGTTATCATTATGGTCGGGCTACTGACTCTTATGGACTTTACTCTGACTCTGCCGGGTTTTGCCGGAGTCATATTGACTGTAGGTATGGCGGTAGATGCAAACGTAATTATTTATGAGAGAATTAAAGGTGAAATTCGTGCAGGTAAACCTATTTCTATTGCAGTGACTCATGGGTTTGAAAATGCTTTTTGGACAATATTTGATAGTAATATCACTACACTTATTTCTGGTATTCTAATGATTCGATTGGGAAACGGGCCGATTAAAGGATTTGCCATAACACTTTGTTGGGGGATTATTACTTCCATGTTTACATCTTTACTTTTGAGTAGGTTACTCCTTGATATATTAGTGAATAAGATTGGAGTTAAAAAACTAAGTATCGGGTTTAAAATGTTGGAGGGAAAAAATGATTAATTTTTCTAAAATAAAATTTGTTTCTATTTCGTTATCCATAGTATGTATTATTTTTGGATTTGCATATACTTTTCTGGTACATAAAGGATTTGCGCATTCATTAGATTTTAATGGAGGGCTTAGAACAGTCATCACTTTTGAAAAATCTATAACCAGATCCAATCTTGAAAAGTATTTTCAAGACAAGGACATTGAGGCTGTAATTATTTTATTAGATAAGGATAGAAATAATTTTCAGATTGATGTTGGACTTGGGGCTATTCCAAAAATAAAAGAATTGAACTTAGGATTCGTTTCACAACCCGATTTATCAAAAACCTCCAAGGAGAAAGAGAAGAAGTCCATAATTCCTCCGACTAAGGCTGAAATAAAAGATACGGGTGCAAATAA from Leptospiraceae bacterium encodes:
- the secD gene encoding protein translocase subunit SecD; this encodes MKSTAWIILPIVILIASGIVLYPNFAERELELFINPEFHSLSKETKEKYLQNFGEKWKKDYNNNGSLSISVEPTLQNLPSNNLIIVRGRFITSAKINQISQENSKLFLESKNRLRPTEIENFLRGGKLMTIKLGLDLQGGMRVVMKGDFESYAEKLRDIYSKEISELETTINTPSKTEDEKKKAKNRLNEINEYFTLNDSRKLIELEKAKLIIDNRLTTQNLTEPQVRIQKDQDSIEVSLPGVANSSQILEILQNTETVEYRLEEPRTENSFEAAIERNEQELVNKGKREDTEIIQLQNLVNSRQGKNSIDDFLEKMEARYKIPKDKYKLYTYWARGSKPNSPLIPRRFVVLERAIALSGNDLTNARPSFNSNNYGWTVSFSLTAMGAEKFFDITSKNKGRNLAIVWGDKVISNPTINEPIAGGHAEISGSFNQEDAIQLSNVISEGALPIPLSVLEMRFIGPTLGIESIEVGLKSVVIGFLLVMIYMLFYYKLVGIVADIALLANVIIMVGLLTLMDFTLTLPGFAGVILTVGMAVDANVIIYERIKGEIRAGKPISIAVTHGFENAFWTIFDSNITTLISGILMIRLGNGPIKGFAITLCWGIITSMFTSLLLSRLLLDILVNKIGVKKLSIGFKMLEGKND